From Xanthomonas sp. 10-10:
ACCGCTTGGTCGGCAAGACGTCCTGCAGGGATGCCAGTGCCTCGCGCAGACCCTTGTGCGTGGCTTCGGACACCGGCCGTGGACGGTCGCGGTTCTGCTGTGTTGGGGAATGCAGCGGAGTGCTTGCCGTCTTGACGGTCACTGCGGTGGCCTTCAACCCGATGGATCGGGCGGCATCAAGAAGTTGGGTCTCGGCGAGCCGCACCTTGGCATGCCAGATCGGTGAATCAACCAGAAAAACGAGCTGTTCGCCTCGGACATTGGCCAACCGGCAACGGGTCGCCAGATGGGGCGGTAACAGGGGGCGCAACTGCCGGTCCAGCGCATCGAGCCACAAGGCTCGACGCAAGGGGTCGCCAGCCTTTTCACCCAGCGCGGCCTCGATGGCCTGCTGCGGAGCGGAAGGGTTGCGTGCGTTGGACTTGGGCTTGGACATGACACTCATATGGCGTTGAAGAAAGTTGTAATCAAATCTCGCGAAACCCGGGTACAGCGTGTAGCCCGACAGTTCCAGGGCTTTGCCGCGGATCGACCGATGGTCGTCCTCGGCGCCGTGCTTGGGCTGGGCATGTTGATCGGCGTCGGCGCAAGCACCGCCACCGGCATGGTGACCAATTCCGCGCTGCAGGCCAAGGTCGCGCAGCAACAGGCCGAGCTGGCCCAGGCGCAGCGCGCCTCGCAGGCGCAGGTCAATGCACTGGCCGCACGCATGGGCGAGCTGCAGGCGCAGGCCACCCGCCTCAACGCGTTGGGCGAGCGGCTGACCGAAATGGGCAAGTTGAAGGATGGCGAGTTCGACTTCGACGCGCCGGTCGGCGTCGGTGGCGGCGACGAGCCGGTCAGCGACATGCCGGTGGAAACGCTCAAGCAGACGCTGGGGCAGGTCGAACAGCAGTTCTCCGCCTCCGGCCAGCAACTGAACGTGCTGGCTTCGCTGATGTTCGATCATCAGCTCGAGCAGAATTCGGTGCCCTCGCGGATGCCGATCCGCAACACCTATATCACCTCGGGCTTTGGTGGCCGCGCCGATCCGTTCGACGGCGGCTCGGCCTTCCACAAGGGTGTGGACTTCCACGCCAACGTGGGCGATCCGGTGATGTCGGTCGCCGATGGCGTGGTCAGCTACGCCGGTGTGCGTGGCGGCTACGGCAACGTGGTGGAAGTGGACCATGGCAACGGCTACGTGACCCGCTACGCGCACAACTCGCGCCTGGTGGTGAAGGTAGGCGATCTGGTGCGCGCCGGGCAGCAGGTGGCCAGGGCCGGTTCCAGTGGTCGTTCCACCGGTGCGCACGTGCACTTCGAGGTCTGGGCCGATGGTCGCGTGGTCAATCCGCGCAAGTTCCTGGGCGACACCAACACGCCGGTAGGGCGCCGAGGGCGCGGTTGACGAAGGCACGGCACGCTCCGGCGGAGGTGCTTGATTCGTGAAGGCTCGCCCCAAGCTACAATAGGGTGTTGCCATGACAGGGCGCAGTGCGCCCTGTTTCGTTTACGGCGGTCGGGTCTTGGGACCGGCGTCGGTCAAACCGTTCCTTTTCAACCGGTTTCTTCAATGATCAACAGTCTGCTTACCCGTGTCTTTGGCAGTCGTAACGAACGCCAGCTGCGCCAGCTCACCCGCCTCGTCGCCCAGATCAATGCGCTGGAGCCGACGATCGAGAAGCTCTCCGACGCCGAGCTGCAAGCCAAGACCCCGGAGTTCAAGCAGCGGCTTGCCACCGGGCAGTCCCTGGACAAGATTCTTCCCGAAGCCTTTGCGGTGTGCCGCGAGGCCAGTCGTCGCGTGCTGGGCATGCGCCACTACGACGTGCAGCTGATCGGCGGCATGGTGCTGCATCTGGGCAAGATTGCCGAGATGCGCACCGGCGAAGGCAAGACCCTGGTGGCGACCCTGCCGGTGTACCTCAACGCGCTGCAGGGCGAAGGCGTGCATGTGGTCACGGTCAACGACTACCTGGCGCGCCGCGACGCTGCGCAGATGGGCAAGTTGTACAACTGGCTGGGCCTGAGCGTGGGCGTGGTGTATCCGGGCATGCCGCATAGTGACAAGCGCGAGGCCTATGGCAGCGACATCACCTACGGCACCAACAACGAATTCGGCTTCGACTACCTGCGTGACAACATGGCGCTGTCGCGCGCCGATCGCTACCAGCGCAATCTGCACTACGCGATCGTCGACGAAGTCGACTCGATCCTGATCGACGAAGCGCGCACCCCGTTGATCATTTCCGGCCCGGCCGACGAATCGCCGGAGCTGTACATCCGCGTCAACCGCATCGTGCCGCAGCTGACCAAGCAGGAAAGCGAAGAAGGCGAGGGCGATTACTGGATCGACGAGAAGGGCAAGCAGGTGCATCTGTCAGAGGCGGGCATGGGCCACGCCGAAGAACTGCTGATGCAGGCCGGCATCCTGGAAAACGCCGAAGACGGCCTGTACGCCGCGCAGAACCTGAGCGTGGTGCATCACCTCAACGCCGCACTGCGTGCGCATGCGATCTACCAGCGCGACGTGGATTACATCGTGCGCGATGGCGAAGTGGTGATCGTGGACGAATTCACCGGCCGCACCCTGTCCGGGCGTCGCTGGTCCGACGGCCTGCACCAGGCGGTCGAAGCGAAGGAGGGCGTGCCGGTACAGCGCGAGAACCAGACGCTGGCCAGCATCACCTTCCAGAACCTGTTCCGCATGTACAAGAAGCTGTCCGGCATGACCGGTACGGCCGACACCGAAGCCTACGAATTCCAGAGCATCTACGGCCTGGAAGTGGTGGTGATCCCGACCAACCGCCCGACCGTGCGCAAGGACCATCCGGACCAGGTCTTCCTCAACCGCAAGGGCAAGTTCAATGCGGTGCTGGCCGACATCGAAGACTGCGCCAAGCGCGGCCAGCCGGTGCTGGTGGGTACTACCTCGATCGAGACCTCGGAGATGCTGTCCGAGCATCTGCGCAAGGCCGGCGTGAAGCACGAAGTGCTCAACGCCAAGCAGCACGAGCGCGAAGCGACCATCGTGGCCAACGCCGGCCAGCCGGGTGCGGTGACCATCGCCACCAACATGGCCGGTCGCGGTACCGACATCGTGCTGGGCGGTTCGCTGGAGTCGGAGTATCACGCGCTGGGCGAGGATGCGACCGAGGACGCGCGCTTCACGATCAAGACCGATTGGCAGCGTCGGCATGACGCGGTCAAGGCGGCCGGCGGCCTGCACATCATCGGTACCGAGCGTCACGAATCGCGGCGTATCGACAACCAGTTGCGCGGCCGCGCCGGCCGTCAGGGCGACCCGGGTTCGTCGCGCTTCTATCTGTCGCTGGAAGACAACCTGATGCGCATCTTCGCCTCGGACTGGGTCCAGAAGGCGATGCGCATGATGGGCATGAAGGAAGACGACGTCATCGAAGATCGCCTGGTCAGCCGGCAGATCGAGAAGGCCCAGCGCAAGGTGGAAGCGCATAACTTCGACATCCGCAAGAACCTGCTGGACTTCGACGACGTCAACAACGATCAGCGCAAGGTGATCTACGCGCAGCGCGACGAGTTGCTGGATGCCGAGTCGGTGAAGGACAACGTCGATGGCATCCGCGGCGATGTGATCTATGACCTGGTCGCCCGCTTCGTGCCGCCCAATTCGGTGGACGAGCAGTGGGACCTGCAGGGGCTGGAAGCCACGCTGGAATCGGAGCTGGGCATGCCGATGGCGTTGCGCGAAATGGCGCGCACGCAGGAAGAACTGGACGCCGAGCAGATCGCCGCCAAGGTACAGGCGGCGGTGGATGCGCACTTCGCCGAGAAGGAAGCGGCGGTGGGCAACGACACCATGCGCGCGCTGGAAAAGCACGTGATGCTGACCGTGCTCGATCAGGGCTGGAAGGAGCATCTGGCCAAGATGGATTACCTGCGCCAGGGCATCTATCTGCGTGGTTACGCGCAGAAGCAGCCCAAGCAGGAATACAAGAAGGAAGCCTTCGAGCTGTTCTCCGAGATGCTGGAGAACGTCAAGCGCGAAGTGGTGAACCTGCTGGCACGCGTGCGCATCCGTAGCGAAGAGGAAGTGGCCGAGCTGGAAGAACAGGAGCGTCTGCAGGCGCAAGCACGCCTGATGGCCTCGCAGTTCCAGCACCAGGATGCCGGCGGCTACGGCGCCGACGAGGAAGTGGAGCAGATGCAGGGCGGCAACGCACCGGTGCCGGTGTCGCAGGTCACCCGCGACGAGCCCAAGGTGGGCCGGAACGATCCGTGCCCGTGCGGCAGCGGCAAGAAGTACAAGCACTGCCACGGTCAGCTCAGCTGAGCTGACCGTGGAGCAGCCCGCTTGGCGGGCTGCACACCCAGCGTCCGCTGCGCGGACGCTGGGTGCACGGTCCTTGCTTCCGATCCCCGCGCCGTTGGCGCGCCCCCTTACCAAAGGGGCTCTGCTTACGGATGGGATCCCTGGGGGCGCTTGAAGCAGGAAAGGGGATGTCGCAGGCCGGATCCGAGGCCACACTTAGGTTTCGTGCCTTTGGCCAAATTTCTGCCAACGGCCTCTTTGCCAACGGCGTGGCCTGCATCGTTGCCAGGTCATGCCTGGAAACCACGGCACAGACGCCAGAAGAGTTCGAGCAGCTCGATGAGTTCTGTCCCGGTGCGCCTCGGCCTGGCAGGTTCGTTACCCGCTTGTCCATCGCGCACGGGTGCCAACTGCGCCCCGCTGCATGCAAGCTTCCCCGCCTGCGCCACCGCGGGGCGTATGCTCGATCCATATCCTGCGGGGAGTGCGGTCATGACGCTGCTGTCCAGCCAGCAATTGAAAGTGTTCGTGCCTGCGCGCGATTACGCGCTGTCG
This genomic window contains:
- a CDS encoding DUF721 domain-containing protein; the protein is MSVMSKPKSNARNPSAPQQAIEAALGEKAGDPLRRALWLDALDRQLRPLLPPHLATRCRLANVRGEQLVFLVDSPIWHAKVRLAETQLLDAARSIGLKATAVTVKTASTPLHSPTQQNRDRPRPVSEATHKGLREALASLQDVLPTKR
- a CDS encoding M23 family metallopeptidase → MALKKVVIKSRETRVQRVARQFQGFAADRPMVVLGAVLGLGMLIGVGASTATGMVTNSALQAKVAQQQAELAQAQRASQAQVNALAARMGELQAQATRLNALGERLTEMGKLKDGEFDFDAPVGVGGGDEPVSDMPVETLKQTLGQVEQQFSASGQQLNVLASLMFDHQLEQNSVPSRMPIRNTYITSGFGGRADPFDGGSAFHKGVDFHANVGDPVMSVADGVVSYAGVRGGYGNVVEVDHGNGYVTRYAHNSRLVVKVGDLVRAGQQVARAGSSGRSTGAHVHFEVWADGRVVNPRKFLGDTNTPVGRRGRG
- the secA gene encoding preprotein translocase subunit SecA → MINSLLTRVFGSRNERQLRQLTRLVAQINALEPTIEKLSDAELQAKTPEFKQRLATGQSLDKILPEAFAVCREASRRVLGMRHYDVQLIGGMVLHLGKIAEMRTGEGKTLVATLPVYLNALQGEGVHVVTVNDYLARRDAAQMGKLYNWLGLSVGVVYPGMPHSDKREAYGSDITYGTNNEFGFDYLRDNMALSRADRYQRNLHYAIVDEVDSILIDEARTPLIISGPADESPELYIRVNRIVPQLTKQESEEGEGDYWIDEKGKQVHLSEAGMGHAEELLMQAGILENAEDGLYAAQNLSVVHHLNAALRAHAIYQRDVDYIVRDGEVVIVDEFTGRTLSGRRWSDGLHQAVEAKEGVPVQRENQTLASITFQNLFRMYKKLSGMTGTADTEAYEFQSIYGLEVVVIPTNRPTVRKDHPDQVFLNRKGKFNAVLADIEDCAKRGQPVLVGTTSIETSEMLSEHLRKAGVKHEVLNAKQHEREATIVANAGQPGAVTIATNMAGRGTDIVLGGSLESEYHALGEDATEDARFTIKTDWQRRHDAVKAAGGLHIIGTERHESRRIDNQLRGRAGRQGDPGSSRFYLSLEDNLMRIFASDWVQKAMRMMGMKEDDVIEDRLVSRQIEKAQRKVEAHNFDIRKNLLDFDDVNNDQRKVIYAQRDELLDAESVKDNVDGIRGDVIYDLVARFVPPNSVDEQWDLQGLEATLESELGMPMALREMARTQEELDAEQIAAKVQAAVDAHFAEKEAAVGNDTMRALEKHVMLTVLDQGWKEHLAKMDYLRQGIYLRGYAQKQPKQEYKKEAFELFSEMLENVKREVVNLLARVRIRSEEEVAELEEQERLQAQARLMASQFQHQDAGGYGADEEVEQMQGGNAPVPVSQVTRDEPKVGRNDPCPCGSGKKYKHCHGQLS